Proteins encoded together in one Carya illinoinensis cultivar Pawnee chromosome 3, C.illinoinensisPawnee_v1, whole genome shotgun sequence window:
- the LOC122302451 gene encoding ATP-dependent zinc metalloprotease FTSH 6, chloroplastic, whose protein sequence is MSYSRFLQYLDEGAVRKVDLFENGAAAIAEIFNPALDKIQRVKIQLPRLPPELLRKMKEKNVDFAAQPMEVNWWPAVLDLLGNLAFPLILIGSLLLRSSSTNTPGGPNLPFGLGRHSTEKVFLSTLSKAKFQMEPNTGVTFDDVAGVDEAKQDFQEIVEFLKTPEKFAAVGARIPKGVLLLGPPGTGKTLLARAIAGEAGVPFFSLSGSEFIEMFVGVGASRVRDLFNKAKANSPCLVFIDEIDAVGRQRGTGIGGGNDEREQTLNQLLTEMDGFSGNSGVIVVAATNRPEILDSALLRPGRFDRQVTVGLPDVRGREEILKVHSNNKKLDKDVSLSVIALRTAGFSGADLANLMNEAAILAGRRGKEKITMKEIDDSIDRIVAGMEGTKMTDGKSKILVAYHEIGHAVCSTLTPGHDPVQKVTLIPRGQARGLTWFMPGEDPALISKQQLFARIVGGLGGRAAEEVIFGQSEITTGAAGDLQQITQIARQMVTTFGMSEIGPWALTDPAVQSSDVVLRMLARNAMSEKLAEDIDSSIRNIIESAYEIAKNHIRNNREAIDKLVDVLLEKETLTGDEFRAILSEFTNISSIEIDVREMIEV, encoded by the exons ATGTCATATTCGAGATTTTTGCAGTATCTGGATGAAGGGGCTGTAAGGAAGGTGGATCTGTTTGAGAATGGCGCTGCTGCGATCGCCGAGATCTTCAACCCAGCACTAGACAAAATCCAGAGGGTCAAAATTCAGTTACCCAGATTGCCACCAGAATTGCTgaggaaaatgaaagagaagaaTGTAGACTTTGCAGCTCAACCAATGGAAGTAAACTGGTGGCCTGCAGTACTCGATTTGTTGGGGAATTTGGCTTTTCCATTGATATTGATTGGCTCTTTACTTCTTAGATCATCATCTACAAACACTCCAGGTGGCCCTAACTTGCCGTTTGGACTCGGAAGGCACAGtactgaaaaagtttttttatcAACTCT GAGCAAAGCCAAATTTCAAATGGAACCCAACACCGGAGTGACATTCGACGATGTTGCTGGCGTTGACGAAGCAAAGCAAGATTTCCAAGAGATTGTCGAGTTCTTAAAAACCCCAGAGAAGTTTGCCGCAGTTGGAGCCAGAATTCCCAAAGGAGTACTTTTGCTTGGGCCACCTGGAACTGGAAAGACGTTGCTGGCCAGGGCGATTGCTGGAGAAGCAGgggttcctttcttttctctatcTGGGTCAGAGTTCATTGAGATGTTTGTTGGTGTAGGGGCTTCAAGAGTGAGGGACTTATTCAACAAAGCAAAGGCCAATTCGCCATGcttagtgttcattgatgagaTAGATGCTGTAGGGAGGCAGAGAGGAACAGGTATTGGCGGAGGAAACGATGAGAGGGAACAAACACTGAATCAGTTGCTTACCGAAATGGATGGCTTCAGTGGGAATAGTGGAGTGATTGTTGTCGCTGCTACCAACCGACCCGAAATTCTTGATTCGGCTTTGCTTAGGCCGGGGAGGTTCGACAGACAG GTCACTGTTGGATTACCGGATGTGAGAGGGAGGGAAGAAATATTAAAGGTGCATAGCAACAACAAGAAACTTGATAAGGATGTCTCTCTCAGCGTTATTGCCCTAAGAACCGCAGGGTTCAGCGGAGCAGACCTTGCAAACCTCATGAACGAAGCTGCCATTCTAGCCGGTAGGAGAGGCAAGGAGAAGATTACAATGAAAGAGATTGACGACTCCATTGATCGGATTGTCGCAGGAATGGAGGGAACCAAAATGACAGATGGGAAGAGCAAAATTCTTGTGGCTTATCATGAAATAGGCCACGCTGTGTGCTC GACGTTGACTCCAGGCCATGACCCAGTGCAGAAAGTGACTCTGATCCCAAGGGGTCAAGCCCGTGGTCTAACTTGGTTCATGCCTGGTGAAGATCCTGCACTCATCTCTAAGCAACAACTATTTGCTAGAATAGTTGGAGGTCTTGGAGGTCGCGCGGCTGAGGAAGTGATTTTTGGACAATCAGAAATTACTACAGGTGCAGCTGGGGACTTGCAACAAATTACTCAGATAGCAAGACAG ATGGTAACTACGTTTGGCATGTCCGAGATTGGGCCATGGGCATTGACCGATCCAGCAGTGCAAAGCAGCGATGTGGTACTAAGGATGCTAGCTCGAAACGCCATGTCGGAAAAGCTTGCAGAGGACATAGATTCCTCTATACGAAACATAATAGAAAGTGCATACGAGATTGCAAAGAATCACATTAGAAATAACCGTGAGGCTATTGACAAACTAGTGGACGTGCTGTTGGAGAAGGAAACTCTCACGGGAGATGAATTCAGGGCAATCCTGTCTGAATTTACTAATATCTCTTCAATTGAGATTGATGTCCGGGAGATGATAGAAGTCTAG
- the LOC122302454 gene encoding extracellular ribonuclease LE-like: MKGTYGMLIVIFMFQIQQAAVCGTQLHNVSKFVQKVPVVPAGRKYDFIYLVQQWQISLCNIKSCLKPGRPAFSIHGFWPSSYSTQTPSNCTATASKFAPQKISDLKDRLDMEWPSLLRESNYELWKEEWERHGSCSQAMLPQHAFFETALKLKEKYKLQEMLAEKDIYPFGNLYRLDGIIDAIATATGHNPQIQCSLYKQVPLLSQVFLCFDYNATKIIDCPVKKRCRYDEIMIPYYMFGSRRN; the protein is encoded by the exons atgaaaggaACATATGGGATGCTAATCGTCATTTTCATGTTCCAAATTCAGCAAGCAGCAGTTTGTGGTACTCAATTACATAATGTCTCTAAATTTGTTCAAAAG GTTCCAGTAGTCCCAGCAGGAAGAAAATATGATTTCATTTACCTTGTCCAACAG TGGCAGATTTCTTTGTGTAACATAAAGTCTTGCCTAAAACCAGGAAGGCCAGCATTTAGCATCCATGGGTTTTGGCCATCTTCTTACTCAACGCAAACACCTTCCAACTGCACTGCTACTGCTAGCAAGTTTGCACCGCAAAAG ATTTCAGACCTCAAAGATAGATTGGACATGGAATGGCCATCGCTCCTGCGGGAGAGTAATTATGAGCTCTGGAAAGAAGAGTGGGAAAGACATGGAAGTTGCTCTCAAGCCATGCTCCCTCAGCATGCATTTTTTGAGACAGCACTCAAACTTAAGGAGAAATATAAACTCCAGGAAATGCTAGCAGAGAAAG ATATCTATCCATTTGGTAACCTCTATCGCCTAGATGGAATTATCGATGCCATTGCAACTGCTACGGGGCACAATCCTCAAATACAGTGCAGCTTGTACAAGCAAGTACCTCTGCTTTCACAGGTTTTCCTGTGCTTTGACTACAATGCAACTAAGATAATCGACTGCCCCGTGAAGAAGAGATGCCGATATGATGAAATAATGATCCCTTACTACATGTTTGGTTCTCGAAGAAACTAA